From the genome of Pelobacter propionicus DSM 2379, one region includes:
- a CDS encoding Ig-like domain-containing protein — protein sequence MTMRNLFRRPIGQILLDGNLLSTQSLERALDEQKHTRELLGQVLVRMGLLKPGDIGAPLLLQKHLNHIGDAVKVAAGERQLLGELLVHSGHISAEQLDQAIEEQQRSGEKIGEVLIRLGLLSECQLKALLDFQRHQTAPSSSPLRLGELLVATGHISREQLEKALRKQSQTGEKLGHVLVAEGYIRPHEIKHGIRLQKMLINSVLASILSLSMSSVSSASSVALQWDPNTESDLAGYKVYYAAESSNFDDAVAVDVQNQTTTTIAGLDPAKSYSFAVKAYNTAGLESTFSNVVVISETSAPTVAISSPAASSNVSGTVSISVSAEDNVGVTKVEFYVNGVLVATEAASPYVYSWNTATLASGTYTLTVKAYDAAGNVGESSKTVSVVNNDITAPTVALTAPLSNSIVSGTITVSAGASDNVGVNMVEVYANGALLFASNASPFNFTWDTTQVANGSYTLTARAVDSSGNIGTSSTVTVNVQNADTTAPSISAFSLPTSATSLTVAVSGFSASDNVGVTGYLITESATAPGATASGWSSSAPTSFTFSGEGTRTAYAWTKDAAGNVSVAKSATTTIKLPDTTAPSISAFSLPTSATSLTVAVSGFSASDNVGVTGYLITESATAPGATASGWSSSAPTSFTFSGEGTRTAYAWTKDAAGNVSVAKSATTTIKLPDTTAPSISAFSLPTSATSLTVAVSGFSASDNVGVTGYLITESATAPGATASGWSSSAPTSFTFSGEGTRTAYAWTKDAAGNVSVAKSATTTIKLPDTTAPSISAFSLPTSATSLTVAVSGFSASDNVGVTGYLITESATAPGATASGWSSSAPTSFTFSGEGTRTAYAWTKDAAGNVSVAKSATTTIKLPDTTAPSISAFSLPTSATSLTVAVSGFSASDNVGVTGYLITESATAPGATASGWSSSAPTSFTFSGEGTRTAYAWTKDAAGNVSVAKSATTTIKLPDTTAPSISAFSLPTSATSLTVAVSGFSASDNVGVTGYLITESATAPGATASGWSSSAPTSFTFSGEGTRTAYAWTKDAAGNVSAAKSATTTIKLPSVVIVASPADGATVSATVAIKAGVSTGVSLTKVYFYVDGSLRAADTKAPYSYNWNSKVVANGSHTILIKGFDRLGNIYQSSIAVTVKN from the coding sequence ATGACGATGCGAAACCTTTTCAGACGTCCTATTGGCCAGATATTGCTGGATGGCAACCTGCTCTCCACCCAGAGTCTTGAACGTGCCCTGGATGAGCAGAAACATACGCGGGAACTCCTGGGGCAGGTCCTGGTCAGGATGGGACTATTGAAGCCGGGAGATATTGGCGCTCCCCTGCTTTTGCAGAAGCATCTCAACCATATCGGTGACGCGGTCAAGGTGGCGGCCGGCGAGCGGCAGCTGCTGGGAGAACTTCTCGTACACTCGGGGCATATCAGCGCGGAACAACTGGACCAGGCCATCGAGGAGCAGCAGCGGAGCGGTGAAAAGATCGGTGAGGTTTTGATCCGTCTTGGCCTGCTCAGCGAGTGCCAGCTTAAGGCGCTGCTGGATTTCCAGAGGCATCAGACGGCCCCTTCCTCCAGCCCGCTCAGGCTGGGCGAACTGCTGGTGGCCACCGGTCACATCTCCCGTGAACAACTGGAAAAGGCCTTGCGCAAGCAGAGCCAGACCGGCGAAAAACTGGGTCACGTCCTCGTTGCCGAGGGATACATCCGTCCCCATGAGATCAAGCATGGCATCCGCCTGCAGAAAATGCTGATCAATTCGGTGCTGGCTTCCATTCTCTCCCTGAGCATGAGCTCCGTAAGCTCGGCATCATCCGTGGCGCTGCAGTGGGACCCCAACACCGAATCCGATCTGGCCGGGTACAAGGTGTACTATGCGGCGGAGTCGTCAAACTTTGACGATGCGGTCGCCGTTGATGTGCAGAACCAGACAACCACAACCATTGCCGGACTCGATCCCGCCAAATCCTACAGTTTCGCGGTCAAGGCGTACAACACAGCGGGACTGGAAAGCACTTTTTCCAATGTGGTTGTCATTTCTGAAACTTCGGCGCCGACGGTTGCCATATCTTCACCAGCGGCCTCATCCAACGTCAGCGGCACGGTATCGATCAGTGTCAGTGCCGAGGACAACGTGGGCGTCACCAAAGTCGAGTTCTACGTCAATGGCGTACTGGTGGCCACGGAAGCCGCATCCCCCTATGTGTATTCGTGGAACACGGCAACCCTGGCTTCCGGAACCTATACCCTCACGGTCAAGGCCTATGATGCCGCCGGTAACGTGGGAGAGTCGAGCAAGACGGTTTCGGTGGTAAACAACGATATCACCGCGCCGACCGTCGCGCTGACCGCGCCGCTCAGCAATTCCATTGTCAGTGGCACGATCACCGTCAGCGCCGGAGCCAGCGACAACGTGGGAGTGAACATGGTCGAGGTGTATGCCAATGGCGCCCTCCTGTTTGCCAGTAATGCTTCCCCCTTCAACTTCACCTGGGATACCACCCAGGTGGCCAATGGAAGCTACACCCTGACAGCCAGGGCCGTGGACAGCAGCGGCAACATCGGTACTTCATCGACCGTTACCGTAAACGTGCAGAATGCGGACACCACTGCGCCGTCCATCAGCGCCTTCAGCCTGCCGACCAGCGCCACCTCCTTGACCGTTGCCGTCTCCGGCTTCAGCGCCAGCGACAATGTTGGTGTCACCGGCTACCTGATCACCGAGAGCGCCACCGCTCCCGGCGCCACGGCCAGCGGGTGGAGCAGCAGTGCCCCCACCAGCTTCACCTTTAGTGGCGAGGGTACCAGGACCGCCTACGCCTGGACCAAAGACGCCGCCGGCAACGTCTCCGTCGCCAAGTCCGCCACCACGACCATCAAGCTGCCGGACACCACTGCGCCGTCCATCAGCGCCTTCAGCCTGCCGACCAGCGCCACCTCCTTGACCGTTGCCGTCTCCGGCTTCAGCGCCAGCGACAATGTTGGTGTCACCGGCTACCTGATCACCGAGAGCGCCACCGCTCCCGGCGCCACGGCCAGCGGGTGGAGCAGCAGTGCTCCCACCAGCTTCACCTTTAGTGGCGAGGGTACCAGGACCGCCTACGCCTGGACCAAAGACGCCGCCGGCAACGTCTCCGTCGCCAAGTCCGCCACCACGACCATCAAGCTGCCGGACACCACTGCGCCGTCCATCAGCGCCTTCAGCCTGCCGACCAGCGCCACCTCCTTGACCGTTGCCGTCTCCGGCTTCAGCGCCAGCGACAATGTTGGTGTCACCGGCTACCTGATCACCGAGAGCGCCACCGCTCCCGGCGCCACGGCCAGCGGGTGGAGCAGCAGTGCCCCCACCAGCTTCACCTTTAGTGGCGAGGGTACCAGGACCGCCTACGCCTGGACCAAAGACGCCGCCGGCAACGTCTCCGTCGCCAAGTCCGCCACCACGACCATCAAGCTGCCGGACACCACTGCGCCGTCCATCAGCGCCTTCAGCCTGCCGACCAGCGCCACCTCCTTGACCGTTGCCGTCTCCGGCTTCAGCGCCAGCGACAATGTTGGTGTCACCGGCTACCTGATCACCGAGAGCGCCACCGCTCCCGGCGCCACGGCCAGCGGGTGGAGCAGCAGTGCTCCCACCAGCTTCACCTTTAGTGGCGAGGGTACCAGGACCGCCTACGCCTGGACCAAAGACGCCGCCGGCAACGTCTCCGTCGCCAAGTCCGCCACCACGACCATCAAGCTGCCGGACACCACTGCGCCGTCCATCAGCGCCTTCAGCCTGCCGACCAGCGCCACCTCCTTGACCGTTGCCGTCTCCGGCTTCAGCGCCAGCGACAATGTTGGTGTCACCGGCTACCTGATCACCGAGAGCGCCACCGCTCCCGGCGCCACGGCCAGCGGGTGGAGCAGCAGTGCTCCCACCAGCTTCACCTTTAGTGGCGAGGGTACCAGGACCGCCTACGCCTGGACCAAAGACGCCGCCGGCAACGTCTCCGTCGCCAAGTCCGCCACCACGACCATCAAGCTGCCGGACACCACTGCGCCGTCCATCAGCGCCTTCAGCCTGCCGACCAGCGCCACCTCCTTGACCGTTGCCGTCTCCGGCTTCAGCGCCAGCGACAATGTTGGTGTCACCGGCTACCTGATCACCGAGAGCGCCACCGCTCCCGGCGCCACGGCCAGCGGGTGGAGCAGCAGTGCTCCCACCAGCTTCACCTTTAGTGGCGAGGGTACCAGGACCGCCTACGCCTGGACCAAAGACGCCGCCGGCAACGTCTCCGCCGCCAAGTCCGCCACCACGACCATCAAGCTGCCGAGTGTGGTAATCGTCGCTTCACCGGCGGATGGCGCGACCGTTTCCGCCACCGTTGCGATAAAGGCCGGCGTCAGCACAGGCGTGTCACTGACCAAGGTGTATTTCTACGTTGACGGCTCCCTGCGGGCCGCCGACACCAAGGCGCCCTACAGCTATAACTGGAATTCAAAGGTCGTAGCCAATGGTAGCCACACGATCCTGATCAAGGGGTTTGACCGTTTGGGGAACATATATCAGTCGAGTATCGCGGTAACGGTGAAAAACTGA
- a CDS encoding FAD/NAD(P)-binding protein: MARKDTAGCGHEQTAETDVPKEEARVDLAIVGGGFSGLCCAYHLLTHRDLPRSFRCAIIEPGERLGAGIAYRTDSPHHLLNVRARGMSITENDPGSFVRWLREEAPHFSPDAFVPRGLYRRYTNACLNRAMEQRPDVLDVLRDEVLAVEAKGTSPWYRLRLKSGKSLRAGNLVLAVGNIPPRGSLDNGLLQCPWTPFEDYRSLRTMAIVGAGLTALDVILEAEERGFSGHCWVISPHGQFPKAHHEPHIPLPPELRDWAEELTAGRPGLRQLLRAFQLKRKSGIDWQFLVDSLRRHSPVIWSGFDLRDKRLFLRHFRTLWNTHLHRSCHRNMQEVSHLLDSGRLEQVAARVTGVEKLNGKGACAVRLLLTSATAATLDVDMAFNGTGLFSDILRTDSPLVSQLIRDGLVQPDELRLGLKINETGQLFMADGTLQKGMFAIGTLRRGEELECTAVPEIRRQVSRMVEEIISTARP; this comes from the coding sequence ATGGCACGGAAAGATACGGCTGGATGCGGGCATGAACAGACTGCCGAAACAGATGTTCCCAAAGAGGAAGCGCGCGTCGATCTGGCCATCGTGGGTGGCGGCTTCAGCGGTCTCTGCTGCGCCTATCATCTGCTCACCCACAGAGACCTGCCACGCTCTTTCAGGTGCGCCATCATCGAACCGGGCGAGAGACTGGGTGCGGGGATCGCCTATCGCACCGATTCGCCCCACCACCTCCTCAATGTGCGTGCCAGGGGGATGAGTATCACCGAAAACGATCCCGGCTCCTTTGTGCGCTGGCTCAGGGAAGAGGCGCCGCACTTCTCTCCCGATGCCTTCGTGCCACGTGGTCTGTATCGACGCTACACCAACGCCTGCCTGAACCGGGCCATGGAGCAGAGGCCGGATGTGCTTGACGTGCTGCGGGACGAGGTTCTGGCCGTTGAAGCAAAGGGGACGTCCCCATGGTACCGGTTGAGGCTGAAGTCCGGCAAGAGCCTGCGGGCAGGCAACCTGGTGCTGGCTGTCGGCAACATCCCCCCCCGGGGCTCCTTGGACAATGGACTCTTGCAATGCCCCTGGACCCCCTTCGAGGATTATCGGAGCCTGCGGACGATGGCCATCGTCGGCGCGGGACTCACGGCTCTGGATGTGATTCTGGAGGCCGAGGAACGCGGTTTTTCCGGCCACTGCTGGGTCATATCTCCCCATGGTCAGTTTCCCAAGGCGCACCATGAACCGCATATTCCGCTCCCGCCGGAACTGCGCGATTGGGCGGAGGAGCTAACGGCAGGCAGGCCGGGACTCAGGCAGTTGCTGCGGGCATTCCAGCTGAAACGCAAGTCAGGCATCGACTGGCAGTTTCTGGTGGATTCGTTGCGCAGACACTCCCCCGTCATCTGGAGCGGTTTCGATCTGCGGGACAAACGACTCTTCCTGCGTCATTTCCGCACCCTGTGGAACACCCACCTGCACCGCTCGTGCCACAGAAATATGCAGGAGGTATCGCATCTGCTGGATAGCGGCCGGCTTGAACAGGTTGCCGCCCGGGTGACCGGTGTGGAGAAACTGAATGGTAAGGGAGCATGTGCGGTTCGGCTGCTGCTCACGTCCGCAACGGCCGCGACCCTGGATGTGGATATGGCCTTCAACGGAACCGGTCTCTTTTCCGACATCCTGCGTACCGACTCTCCCCTTGTCAGCCAACTGATCCGGGATGGCCTGGTCCAGCCGGATGAACTCCGCCTCGGGCTGAAGATAAACGAGACCGGTCAGCTGTTCATGGCGGATGGCACTCTCCAAAAGGGCATGTTCGCCATCGGCACCCTGCGGCGTGGAGAAGAGCTGGAATGCACTGCCGTGCCGGAGATAAGGAGACAGGTGTCGCGCATGGTCGAGGAGATTATCAGCACGGCACGGCCCTGA
- a CDS encoding methyl-accepting chemotaxis protein, which translates to MSRMAGSFAGNNAASGGLYSHLYGWYMSIKLRHKIALLVGCNLAFVAAAAGAGLHALHSLSAQMTAAGIAAEFQRTASDAFSHLLISAGSLFTIAMILGIFFGYLVFKSVADPLAIVTEVVEAVESGDLTVRASIPYGGGLGRLALKVNSMADQTLEVISKLASAIDQLGSSTSNLRTSSTNLESAVSNATMQSATSASAAEEMYSTAEEIARNCSLAAESSRQTSTAARNSEQVILETASLMDNLAQGALKTSEIVQNLGKSSDKIEEIVDTIEEIADQTNLLALNAAIEAARAGDHGRGFAVVADEVRGLAERTAMATKEISVMIKDIQNQTKNVVSSMEQESEKVRHGAMESEKSGQAVSEILDLVSQLDDKVAQIATAAEQQSVTTREVTMSLQQISEAVHTAADQAKSGIQESTSLGDLTETLKGIVNSYKTA; encoded by the coding sequence GTCGGCTGCAACCTGGCATTCGTCGCGGCGGCCGCCGGGGCCGGACTGCATGCGCTGCATTCGCTCTCCGCCCAGATGACCGCGGCCGGCATCGCCGCCGAGTTCCAGCGCACGGCATCGGATGCGTTTTCACACCTGCTGATCAGCGCCGGTTCATTGTTCACTATTGCCATGATCCTGGGGATATTCTTCGGCTACCTGGTCTTCAAGTCAGTGGCGGATCCCCTTGCCATCGTCACCGAGGTCGTGGAGGCGGTCGAATCCGGCGATCTGACGGTGCGGGCAAGCATCCCCTACGGCGGCGGACTGGGAAGACTGGCCCTGAAGGTCAACAGCATGGCCGACCAGACCCTGGAGGTGATCAGCAAGCTCGCTTCGGCAATCGACCAGTTGGGATCGAGCACATCCAACCTGCGCACAAGCTCCACCAATCTGGAGTCAGCTGTGAGCAATGCGACGATGCAGTCGGCCACCTCGGCGTCGGCCGCCGAGGAGATGTATTCCACGGCCGAGGAAATCGCCAGGAACTGTTCCCTGGCTGCGGAGAGCTCACGGCAGACCAGCACCGCTGCCCGCAACAGCGAGCAGGTCATCCTCGAGACCGCCTCGCTCATGGATAACCTGGCCCAAGGGGCGCTCAAGACCTCGGAAATCGTCCAGAACCTGGGGAAGAGCTCGGACAAGATCGAGGAGATTGTCGACACCATCGAGGAGATTGCCGACCAGACCAACCTGCTGGCGCTGAATGCGGCCATCGAGGCCGCCCGCGCCGGAGACCACGGCAGAGGCTTCGCGGTCGTGGCCGACGAGGTGCGCGGCCTGGCGGAACGAACCGCTATGGCGACCAAGGAAATCTCGGTGATGATCAAGGATATCCAGAACCAGACAAAGAACGTGGTCAGTTCAATGGAGCAGGAATCCGAGAAGGTCAGGCACGGAGCCATGGAGTCGGAAAAATCGGGTCAGGCCGTTTCGGAGATTCTGGATCTCGTGTCGCAACTGGACGACAAGGTCGCGCAGATCGCCACGGCAGCGGAGCAGCAGTCGGTGACTACCCGCGAGGTGACCATGAGCCTGCAGCAGATCTCGGAAGCAGTTCACACCGCGGCTGATCAGGCCAAGAGCGGAATCCAGGAATCCACCTCACTGGGAGATTTGACCGAAACCCTGAAGGGGATCGTCAACAGCTACAAAACAGCCTGA
- a CDS encoding type II secretion system protein, whose amino-acid sequence MPPFQRMPALSTRAGFTLVELIVVTAILGVLAMMAIPAFNDYKTQAQNKRSAGDIRTIEKAITAHILDRNSLPASLADIGMATLMDPWGRPYQYNKGSLLDDGLNKLNDDFDLYSTGKDGTSDPDGSKPESADDIVRMNDGGYAGERS is encoded by the coding sequence ATGCCCCCATTTCAGCGTATGCCAGCCCTATCAACCCGTGCCGGTTTCACCCTGGTCGAGCTGATCGTGGTCACCGCCATATTGGGCGTCCTGGCCATGATGGCCATTCCAGCTTTCAACGACTACAAAACGCAAGCCCAAAACAAACGCAGCGCCGGCGACATCCGTACCATAGAAAAAGCGATCACCGCCCATATCCTGGACAGGAACAGCCTGCCCGCATCCCTGGCCGACATCGGCATGGCAACCCTGATGGACCCCTGGGGACGTCCCTACCAGTACAACAAGGGCAGCTTACTGGACGACGGCTTAAACAAACTGAACGATGACTTCGACCTGTACTCAACGGGCAAGGATGGAACCAGTGATCCTGACGGCTCCAAACCTGAAAGTGCGGACGACATTGTACGGATGAATGACGGCGGTTATGCCGGCGAGAGATCATGA
- a CDS encoding carbon starvation CstA family protein produces the protein MSVIWLLLSALCVLVLAYRYYAAFIAARVLMLDDRNVTPSVTRNDGKDFVPTNKWVVFGHHFAAIAGAGPMIGPTLAAQYGWGPGFFWILLGSVFAGCVHDMILLFASIRHQGESLSVIARRDVSRLTGVTTAFVTLFIIIVALAGLAVAVTNALYNNPWGVFTIGMTIPIAMITGLYMFKLRPGAILSGSLAGVTAVVAAVYFGAPVAQSSIAGWFTFSKESLAIILPLYGFCAAALPVWLLLAPRDYLSTYMKISVIGGLALGLFFVNPSVQMPFATRFIAGGGPIIPGPVWPYVFITIACGAISGFHALIGSGTTPKMLEKESQIPLVGYGAMLTEAFVGLMALLAAVTLVPNDYFAINSSAEAFARLNMPVRDLPELCRLVGLDVSHRPGGAISLAVGMAHIFSRVGVGLQHTMKYWFQFIIMFEALFILTTIDAGTRVARYLLQDILANVHQKLGQTDWVPGIVLTSAAVSSAWGYMLYTGDVSSIWPMFGVTNQALACLALAIGTTILLRIARKKRYALVTALPCAFMAVTSFAAGFMNIRLYLSRGMVLNAALSMVIIALVAVIIVENIRVWLALFGNERAMGMNDGRDEIFPLAVPVRVSNDATRE, from the coding sequence ATGAGTGTCATCTGGCTGCTGCTCTCCGCCCTCTGTGTGCTTGTCCTGGCGTACCGCTACTATGCTGCTTTCATTGCCGCCAGGGTGTTGATGCTGGATGATCGCAACGTCACGCCGTCGGTTACCCGCAATGACGGCAAGGATTTTGTTCCAACGAACAAGTGGGTCGTGTTCGGCCATCACTTCGCCGCCATCGCCGGAGCTGGGCCAATGATCGGTCCCACCCTGGCGGCCCAGTACGGCTGGGGGCCGGGCTTTTTCTGGATCCTCTTGGGGTCGGTCTTCGCCGGCTGCGTCCATGACATGATCCTTCTGTTCGCCTCCATCCGTCACCAGGGGGAGTCCCTGTCGGTCATCGCCCGCAGGGACGTGAGCAGGTTGACCGGCGTAACCACCGCCTTCGTGACCCTGTTCATCATCATCGTCGCCCTGGCCGGTCTTGCTGTGGCGGTCACCAATGCCCTGTACAACAACCCCTGGGGCGTGTTCACCATCGGCATGACCATCCCCATCGCCATGATCACCGGGCTCTATATGTTCAAACTCAGGCCGGGCGCGATCCTGTCCGGCTCCCTGGCCGGAGTCACGGCCGTGGTTGCCGCCGTATACTTCGGGGCTCCCGTCGCCCAGTCGTCCATCGCCGGATGGTTCACCTTCAGCAAGGAGAGTCTGGCGATCATCCTGCCGCTGTACGGCTTCTGCGCGGCTGCCCTGCCGGTGTGGTTGCTGCTTGCGCCCCGGGATTACCTGAGCACCTACATGAAAATCTCGGTCATCGGCGGGCTGGCCCTGGGGCTCTTCTTTGTCAACCCGAGCGTGCAGATGCCCTTCGCGACCCGGTTCATCGCCGGCGGAGGACCGATCATCCCCGGCCCCGTCTGGCCCTATGTGTTCATCACCATCGCCTGCGGCGCCATTTCCGGGTTCCACGCACTGATCGGCTCCGGCACGACCCCCAAGATGCTGGAGAAGGAGAGTCAGATCCCCCTGGTGGGGTACGGCGCCATGCTGACCGAGGCCTTTGTGGGGCTGATGGCGCTCCTGGCGGCGGTGACGCTGGTGCCCAATGACTACTTTGCCATCAACTCATCGGCCGAAGCCTTCGCGCGCCTGAACATGCCGGTGCGGGATCTGCCGGAATTGTGCCGCCTGGTGGGGCTCGACGTCAGCCACCGTCCCGGCGGGGCGATATCGCTGGCTGTGGGCATGGCCCACATCTTTTCCCGTGTCGGTGTGGGGTTGCAGCACACGATGAAATACTGGTTTCAGTTCATCATCATGTTCGAGGCGCTCTTCATCCTGACTACCATCGACGCGGGAACCAGGGTGGCGCGCTACCTCCTGCAGGATATCCTGGCAAACGTCCACCAAAAGCTGGGACAGACCGATTGGGTGCCGGGCATCGTCCTGACCAGCGCCGCCGTCTCCTCTGCCTGGGGATACATGCTCTACACCGGGGATGTTTCCTCCATCTGGCCCATGTTCGGCGTTACCAACCAGGCACTGGCATGTCTGGCTCTGGCCATTGGGACAACCATCCTCCTGCGCATCGCCAGGAAAAAACGCTATGCCCTGGTTACGGCGCTGCCTTGCGCCTTCATGGCCGTGACCAGCTTTGCCGCGGGTTTCATGAACATCAGGCTCTACCTCTCCAGGGGGATGGTGCTCAACGCCGCTCTCAGTATGGTTATCATTGCTCTGGTCGCGGTTATCATCGTGGAAAACATCCGGGTCTGGCTGGCCCTGTTCGGGAACGAGCGTGCCATGGGTATGAACGACGGGCGGGACGAAATCTTTCCTCTGGCGGTTCCGGTCCGCGTTTCCAACGACGCGACGCGGGAGTGA
- a CDS encoding alanine/glycine:cation symporter family protein, protein MSELNEMLGQLSSYVWGVPLLVLLVGTGILLTVRLRLLQLFLLPHALAETFLKPTSTEQGDISHFQALMVALAATIGTGNIIGVATAISVGGPGALFWMWITAAFGMATKYAEGVLAVKYRVQDANGEMCGGPMYYIERGLGMKWLGVLFALFGSIAAFGIGNMVQANAVAGNLKETLGLDPFVTGIALTIFTALVILGGVKNIGRVSAIMVPVMAIIYAAGCLAILFRHAGQVPGALFQVFHDAFTGTAASGGFLGSAVMIAIQKGVSRGVFSNESGMGSAPIAAAAAKTNEPCEQALVSMTGTFIDTIVICSMTGLVLIVTGAWNSGAEVSVMTKAAFDSGLPGTWGGFIVSFGIVFFAYSTIVGWAYYGEKCLEYLLGRGAVLPYRLVFSAFVFVGACVKLDLVWSFADIMNGLMAVPNLIALLGLSGVVVAETNRFLAARRGIRGGDDGPLPEAAAADAG, encoded by the coding sequence ATGAGCGAACTGAACGAGATGTTGGGCCAGTTGAGCAGCTATGTCTGGGGCGTGCCGCTGCTGGTGCTGCTGGTGGGCACCGGTATCCTGCTTACCGTCCGACTCAGGCTGCTGCAACTGTTTCTGCTGCCCCACGCCCTGGCCGAGACGTTCCTCAAACCGACATCCACGGAACAGGGCGATATCAGCCATTTCCAGGCGTTGATGGTCGCCCTCGCCGCCACCATCGGCACCGGTAACATCATCGGCGTCGCCACAGCCATTTCCGTGGGCGGCCCCGGCGCGCTGTTCTGGATGTGGATAACCGCCGCCTTCGGCATGGCAACCAAATACGCCGAGGGGGTGCTGGCGGTGAAGTACCGGGTGCAGGATGCAAACGGGGAAATGTGCGGCGGTCCCATGTACTACATCGAACGGGGCCTGGGTATGAAGTGGCTGGGCGTGCTGTTCGCCCTGTTCGGCTCCATAGCCGCCTTCGGCATCGGCAACATGGTGCAGGCCAACGCAGTTGCCGGCAACCTGAAGGAGACCTTGGGGCTCGATCCGTTCGTCACGGGAATCGCCCTGACCATCTTCACCGCCCTGGTTATCCTGGGGGGGGTAAAGAACATCGGCCGAGTTTCGGCTATCATGGTTCCAGTCATGGCGATTATCTACGCGGCCGGCTGTCTTGCCATCCTGTTCCGCCATGCCGGGCAGGTGCCCGGCGCCCTGTTCCAGGTGTTCCACGACGCATTCACCGGAACAGCCGCCAGCGGCGGATTCCTCGGCTCCGCCGTGATGATCGCCATCCAGAAGGGGGTCTCGCGGGGCGTATTCTCCAACGAATCAGGGATGGGCAGCGCACCCATCGCCGCGGCAGCTGCCAAGACCAATGAGCCGTGCGAGCAGGCCCTGGTATCCATGACCGGCACTTTCATCGATACAATCGTCATCTGCAGCATGACCGGCCTGGTGCTGATCGTGACCGGCGCATGGAACTCGGGGGCGGAGGTGTCGGTCATGACCAAGGCGGCCTTTGACAGCGGCCTGCCTGGCACCTGGGGCGGATTCATCGTCTCCTTCGGCATCGTCTTCTTTGCCTACTCCACCATCGTCGGTTGGGCCTACTATGGCGAAAAATGCCTGGAGTACCTGCTGGGAAGAGGTGCGGTCCTCCCCTATCGCCTGGTCTTCTCGGCCTTCGTCTTCGTGGGTGCCTGCGTCAAACTCGATCTCGTCTGGAGCTTCGCTGACATCATGAACGGGTTGATGGCGGTGCCAAACCTGATCGCCCTCTTGGGGCTGTCCGGGGTGGTGGTTGCCGAGACAAACCGCTTCCTGGCCGCGCGCAGGGGGATCCGGGGTGGAGACGATGGTCCCCTTCCCGAGGCTGCAGCCGCCGATGCGGGCTGA